One genomic region from Stackebrandtia nassauensis DSM 44728 encodes:
- a CDS encoding DEDD exonuclease domain-containing protein produces MSSQGTSGYVQPSFEDLGTPLSEVTFMVVDLETTGVASDACSITEIGAVKVRGGEVLGEYATLVNPGEAIDARISALTGITDAMVADAPAIEEVLPSFLEFARGAVWVAHNAPFDVGFLRSACAQAELPWPRPQVVDTVVLARRLVDRSEVPNKRLSTLARYFGARVKPSHRALDDARATVDVLHALLERLGTHYVLTDEDLADFQRVIPAAERRKKRHLAEGLPHAPGVYVFRDAEDRPLYVGTSVDLAARVRGYFSAGETRGKMRDMLRLAERVEAIECAHRLEAGVREVRLIGATKPPFNRRSKYPERVLWLRLTAEAYPRLSVARTPPEAGSAWLGPFTSQRSAEYARDAVHDALPLRQCRTRLSPRKVSSACALAEMGCPAPCQLSIGVDEYGKIAAGFAEAVAADPAAIVDPLLARIAQLSDAHRFEEAAEARSRLAAFLRGVKRTQRVSALVRIAELVAAKPAAGGGWELAVVRHGVLAAAGTSPPRTDPMPLVDSLRAESSTVVPDAAVLAASRLGETELIADWLESDGVRLVHSESGWWLPASGAGKYQSLLRRLSAADAARRVEFQIP; encoded by the coding sequence GTGTCGAGTCAAGGGACGTCCGGCTACGTCCAACCGTCTTTTGAGGATCTGGGCACCCCGCTGTCCGAAGTGACCTTCATGGTCGTCGATCTGGAGACGACCGGCGTGGCCTCCGACGCGTGCTCGATCACCGAGATCGGCGCGGTGAAGGTGCGCGGCGGCGAGGTGCTGGGCGAGTACGCCACCCTCGTCAACCCCGGCGAGGCCATCGACGCGCGCATCAGCGCCCTGACCGGCATCACCGACGCGATGGTCGCCGACGCCCCGGCCATCGAGGAAGTACTACCATCCTTTTTGGAGTTCGCGCGGGGCGCGGTGTGGGTGGCGCACAACGCGCCCTTCGACGTGGGTTTCCTGCGCAGCGCCTGCGCACAGGCCGAGCTGCCGTGGCCGAGGCCGCAGGTGGTGGACACCGTGGTCTTGGCGCGGCGGCTGGTGGACCGCAGCGAGGTCCCCAACAAGCGGCTGTCCACTCTGGCGCGGTACTTCGGTGCCCGGGTCAAGCCCAGCCACCGGGCCCTGGACGACGCTCGCGCCACTGTGGACGTCCTGCACGCGCTGCTGGAGCGGCTGGGCACCCACTACGTGCTCACCGACGAGGACCTCGCCGATTTCCAGCGCGTCATCCCGGCCGCCGAGCGCCGCAAGAAGCGGCATCTGGCCGAGGGGCTGCCGCACGCGCCGGGCGTGTACGTGTTCCGCGACGCCGAGGACCGTCCACTGTATGTGGGCACCTCGGTCGACCTGGCCGCCCGGGTGCGCGGTTACTTCTCCGCCGGGGAGACCCGCGGCAAGATGCGCGACATGTTGCGGCTGGCCGAGCGGGTCGAGGCCATCGAGTGCGCGCACCGGCTGGAGGCCGGGGTGCGGGAGGTGCGGCTCATCGGCGCCACCAAGCCACCGTTCAACCGGCGCTCCAAGTATCCGGAGCGGGTGCTGTGGCTGCGGTTGACGGCCGAGGCCTATCCCCGGCTGTCGGTGGCCCGCACGCCGCCCGAGGCGGGCTCGGCCTGGCTGGGGCCGTTCACCTCGCAGCGTTCGGCCGAGTACGCCCGCGACGCGGTGCACGACGCGCTGCCGCTGCGGCAGTGCCGCACCCGGTTGTCGCCGCGCAAGGTCTCCTCGGCGTGCGCGCTGGCCGAGATGGGCTGCCCGGCCCCGTGTCAGTTGTCGATCGGCGTGGACGAGTACGGCAAGATCGCCGCGGGTTTCGCCGAGGCCGTCGCCGCCGACCCGGCCGCGATCGTGGATCCGCTGCTGGCGCGGATCGCGCAGTTGTCGGACGCGCACCGCTTCGAGGAGGCCGCCGAGGCGCGGTCGCGGCTGGCGGCGTTCCTGCGCGGCGTCAAGCGCACCCAGCGGGTGAGCGCGCTGGTGCGGATCGCGGAGCTGGTGGCGGCCAAACCCGCCGCCGGTGGTGGCTGGGAACTGGCGGTGGTGCGCCACGGGGTGTTGGCCGCGGCGGGTACCAGTCCGCCCCGCACCGATCCCATGCCCCTTGTGGACTCACTGCGCGCCGAATCCTCTACTGTGGTCCCCGACGCGGCCGTACTGGCCGCCTCCAGGCTCGGCGAGACCGAACTGATAGCCGATTGGCTGGAATCCGACGGGGTCCGATTGGTACACAGCGAATCCGGCTGGTGGCTGCCCGCGTCCGGGGCCGGGAAGTATCAGTCACTCCTGCGTCGGCTCAGTGCCGCTGACGCCGCACGGCGAGTAGAGTTTCAAATACCATAG
- a CDS encoding alpha/beta hydrolase produces MSEMELMALTTADGVRLDAMHLPGDRELAIVVAHGFSGSWRHERTRLVSRRLRRFGGVVGFDFRGHGRSRGVSTVGDLEVFDIAAAVAFARSRGYRKVAVVGFSMGASVAVRHAGLHGGVDAVVSVSAAAHWYYRGTRSMRMLHRAIETPSGRTVSRFALRTRISSGGWETVPLTPEEAAPKIAPVPLLVVHGDADRFFPLRHAYALFDAAAEPKQLWIEHGMGHATSGTGPQLVNRVGDWLSNSTRTPAVRPRA; encoded by the coding sequence ATGTCCGAGATGGAACTGATGGCGTTGACCACCGCCGACGGGGTGCGGCTGGACGCGATGCACCTTCCCGGCGACCGGGAGCTGGCCATCGTGGTCGCGCACGGCTTCTCCGGCAGCTGGCGGCACGAACGCACCCGGCTGGTGTCGCGGCGGCTGCGGCGCTTCGGCGGGGTCGTGGGCTTCGACTTCCGGGGCCACGGCCGGTCCCGGGGCGTGTCGACCGTCGGCGATCTGGAGGTGTTCGACATCGCCGCGGCGGTGGCCTTCGCGCGTTCGCGCGGCTACCGGAAGGTCGCGGTGGTCGGGTTCTCCATGGGCGCGTCGGTGGCGGTGCGGCACGCGGGTCTGCACGGCGGGGTGGACGCGGTGGTGTCGGTCAGTGCCGCCGCGCACTGGTACTACCGGGGCACCCGGTCGATGCGGATGCTGCACCGCGCGATCGAGACGCCCTCGGGTCGCACGGTCAGCCGGTTCGCGTTGCGGACGCGGATCTCCTCGGGTGGCTGGGAGACGGTGCCGTTGACGCCCGAGGAGGCCGCGCCCAAGATCGCCCCGGTGCCGCTGTTGGTGGTGCACGGCGACGCCGACCGGTTCTTCCCGCTGCGGCACGCCTACGCGTTGTTCGACGCGGCCGCCGAGCCGAAGCAACTGTGGATCGAACACGGCATGGGCCACGCGACCTCGGGCACCGGGCCCCAACTGGTCAACCGCGTGGGTGACTGGCTGTCGAACAGTACGCGAACCCCGGCTGTCCGACCACGGGCATAA